A region from the Rosa rugosa chromosome 6, drRosRugo1.1, whole genome shotgun sequence genome encodes:
- the LOC133716325 gene encoding uncharacterized protein LOC133716325: MAEDQVKYETLKKESIYLLERKNFKGAMLKEQDALGLSSNLEIKRLSALTEVHYAESMSSIDVEENDRVFRNSYGILGIGIDSFDQETLKKKYRDLAKLVHLDKNSLDGVDKATKIVIEAYKCLENEEEKRRYDKEWKKRYEKVWKDQFRRKTDKGAGAAGEHAAGGSTSFEAPTGGGRHAGVGGGSAGAGAPDSNTSFEAPTASATTTHAGADVGGGSSAAGAAGGSMSFEIPTASAVSNEAMEPRRNLRKRKNADQSGLHDNGGGGFSSFGTSTPSAGKTDVVAGAVGSGGLAGNGEASADGSTKESRSCQSFKVPTASVGKTGGVAGGGPAGDDEAPG, from the coding sequence ATGGCAGAAGATCAAGTTAAATATGAAACTTTAAAGAAAGAGTCGATATATCTGTTGGAAAGAAAGAACTTTAAAGGAGCAATGCTCAAGGAGCAAGATGCTCTAGGCCTTTCCTCTAATCTAGAAATTAAGAGATTATCTGCACTGACTGAAGTACATTATGCAGAGAGTATGAGTAGCATTGATGTTGAAGAAAATGATAGAGTTTTCAGGAACTCTTACGGAATTCTTGGAATTGGGATTGATTCTTTTGATCAGGAAACTTTGAAGAAAAAATATAGAGATCTGGCGAAATTAGTTCATCTTGATAAAAATTCTTTAGATGGTGTTGACAAAGCTACTAAGATCGTAATTGAAGCGTACAAGTGTTTGGAgaatgaagaagagaaaaggaggTATGATAAGGAATGGAAAAAGAGGTATGAGAAGGTATGGAAGGATCAGTTTAGGAGAAAAACTGATAAAGGAGCTGGTGCTGCTGGTGAGCATGCAGCTGGTGGTAGTACGAGTTTTGAAGCACCAACTGGTGGTGGTCGGCATGCAGGTGTTGGTGGTGGGTCTGCTGGTGCTGGTGCACCTGATAGTAATACGAGTTTTGAAGCACCAACTGCTAGTGCAACAACAACGCATGCGGGAGCTGACGTTGGTGGTGGGTCTTCTGCTGCTGGTGCAGCTGGTGGTAGTATGAGTTTTGAAATACCAACTGCTAGTGCAGTTAGTAATGAGGCCATGGAACCTAGGAGAAATCTAAGGAAAAGGAAGAATGCTGATCAAAGTGGTCTTCATGATAATGGTGGTGGAGGGTTTTCTAGTTTTGGTACTTCAACTCCTAGTGCAGGAAAAACTGATGTCGTAGCTGGTGCAGTTGGTAGTGGTGGGCTTGCTGGTAATGGTGAAGCATCAGCTGATGGTAGTACGAAGGAAAGTAGGAGTTGTCAAAGTTTTAAAGTACCTACTGCTAGTGTAGGAAAAACTGGTGGCGTAGCTGGTGGTGGGCCTGCCGGTGATGATGAAGCACCTGGCTGA